One stretch of Chryseobacterium indologenes DNA includes these proteins:
- the leuD gene encoding 3-isopropylmalate dehydratase small subunit: MQKLVIIKSRAVPLPTENIDTDQIIPARFLKSIDRKGFGENLFRDWRFNIHTHEPNPDFVLNNPKFAGEILVAGNNFGCGSSREHAAWALTDYGFKVIISSYFADIFKGNALNNGLLPVKVSEEFLKEILDGINENPDNEIAIDVELQSISFKDTTETFELDSYKKICLLNGYDDIDFLISKKQAIKEFELKTQKKNEQQLF; encoded by the coding sequence ATGCAAAAATTAGTTATTATAAAATCCCGTGCAGTTCCATTGCCGACAGAAAACATAGATACAGATCAGATTATTCCTGCAAGATTCTTAAAAAGTATTGACAGAAAAGGGTTCGGAGAAAACCTGTTCAGAGATTGGCGATTTAATATTCATACCCATGAACCTAATCCAGATTTTGTACTGAATAATCCTAAATTCGCAGGAGAAATCTTAGTGGCAGGAAATAATTTTGGCTGTGGTAGTAGTCGAGAGCATGCTGCCTGGGCATTAACAGACTATGGATTTAAGGTGATTATATCCAGCTATTTCGCTGATATTTTTAAAGGCAATGCATTAAATAACGGGCTTCTTCCGGTAAAAGTTTCCGAAGAGTTTTTAAAGGAAATCCTAGACGGAATTAATGAAAACCCAGACAATGAAATTGCCATTGATGTAGAACTACAATCCATTAGTTTTAAAGATACCACCGAAACTTTTGAATTGGACTCTTATAAAAAAATATGCCTTTTGAATGGCTACGACGATATTGATTTTTTAATCAGCAAAAAACAGGCGATCAAAGAATTTGAACTAAAAACACAGAAAAAAAATGAACAACAATTATTTTAA
- the leuC gene encoding 3-isopropylmalate dehydratase large subunit, with protein MNNNKKTLFDKVWDAHVVDAVPDGPQIIYIDQHLIHEVTSPQAFAELESRNLEIFRPEQIVATADHNVPTLHQEEPIRDELSRNQVQQLTENCQKNNIELFGLGHQYQGIVHIIAPELGITQPGMSIVCGDSHTSTHGAFGAIAFGIGTSQVAQVFASQCLLLNKPKSMRITVNGKLNENVQSKDVILYIISKIGTDGGTGYFCEYAGNIFEEMSMEGRMTVCNMSIEMGARGGMIAPDKTTFEYVKGRKFAPAGEEWEEKVAYWSTLKTDEGAVFDKELTFDAADIYPMITYGTNPGMGISIHETIPVPQNESEAKALQYMGLEAGQTPSSIKINYVFIGSCTNARIEDFRSAAQYIKGKSKSEAVKALIVPGSQQVVKQIYEEGLDKIFNEAGFQIRQPGCSACLAMNDDKIPEGEYCVSTSNRNFEGRQGQGARTILASPLTAAKAAIEGRISTFESLN; from the coding sequence TCATCTATATTGATCAACATCTGATTCATGAAGTAACCAGCCCACAGGCTTTTGCAGAACTTGAATCGAGAAATCTCGAAATTTTCAGACCTGAACAGATCGTAGCTACAGCTGATCATAATGTGCCAACCCTGCATCAGGAAGAACCGATCCGCGATGAATTGTCAAGAAATCAGGTTCAGCAATTGACTGAAAATTGCCAGAAAAACAATATTGAATTATTTGGACTGGGACATCAGTACCAGGGCATTGTACACATTATTGCTCCTGAGCTTGGGATCACACAACCGGGAATGAGCATTGTTTGTGGTGACAGCCATACTTCTACCCATGGGGCTTTCGGAGCTATCGCATTTGGAATCGGAACCAGTCAGGTAGCTCAGGTTTTTGCCAGCCAATGTCTGTTGCTTAATAAACCTAAATCAATGAGAATTACTGTAAATGGCAAACTCAACGAAAATGTCCAGTCTAAAGACGTTATCCTTTACATTATCTCAAAAATAGGGACAGATGGAGGAACGGGATATTTCTGTGAATATGCAGGAAATATTTTCGAAGAAATGTCAATGGAAGGAAGAATGACAGTGTGCAACATGAGTATTGAAATGGGTGCAAGAGGAGGAATGATTGCTCCTGATAAAACCACTTTTGAATACGTCAAAGGAAGAAAATTTGCTCCGGCAGGAGAAGAATGGGAAGAAAAAGTAGCATATTGGAGTACCCTGAAAACCGATGAAGGAGCTGTTTTTGATAAGGAACTTACCTTTGATGCAGCGGATATTTATCCCATGATTACTTATGGAACCAATCCGGGAATGGGAATTTCTATTCACGAAACCATTCCTGTTCCTCAAAACGAATCTGAAGCAAAAGCTTTACAATACATGGGACTGGAAGCAGGACAGACGCCTTCCAGCATAAAAATCAATTATGTGTTTATTGGAAGCTGTACAAATGCTAGAATCGAAGATTTCCGTTCTGCAGCTCAGTATATTAAAGGAAAAAGCAAATCTGAAGCAGTAAAAGCTTTAATTGTTCCCGGATCTCAGCAGGTAGTAAAACAAATTTATGAAGAAGGACTGGATAAAATCTTTAATGAGGCAGGATTCCAGATTCGTCAGCCTGGATGTTCGGCCTGTCTTGCGATGAATGATGATAAAATTCCGGAAGGAGAATATTGTGTTTCTACATCAAACAGAAATTTTGAAGGAAGACAAGGGCAGGGAGCAAGAACAATCTTGGCTAGTCCGCTTACAGCGGCTAAAGCAGCTATAGAAGGCAGAATATCAACTTTTGAAAGCTTAAATTAA
- the leuB gene encoding 3-isopropylmalate dehydrogenase, translating into MNNNYFKIAVLPGDGIGPEIISESIKILDVIAEVFQYKFEFNYGLIGAEAIFKTGNPLPEETLKICKDSDAVLFGAIGDPAFDNNPEAKVRPEQGLLKLRKELGLFANIRPLKTYDSLIEKSPLKREIIEGADIQIFRELVSGIYFGEKFTDPEGAFAYDVCKYSREDILPIAHMAFQEAQKRNKKLTLIDKANVLDTSRLWRKTCQEIASEYPDVQLDYMFVDNAAMQLILNPKQFDVILTENMFGDIISDEASVIGGSIGLLPSASVGEKNALFEPIHGSYPKAKGKGIANPVASILSAAMMLDHLGLQAAANKLRQSVEHAIENKYVTVDLNTKQYYSTSEVGSFIADHIKYSEKSYYNFENIKIGKSTIV; encoded by the coding sequence ATGAACAACAATTATTTTAAAATCGCAGTCCTTCCGGGAGATGGAATAGGACCGGAAATTATCAGTGAAAGCATCAAGATTTTAGATGTGATTGCGGAAGTTTTCCAGTACAAATTCGAATTCAATTACGGACTGATTGGTGCGGAAGCAATTTTTAAAACAGGAAATCCTTTACCTGAAGAAACGCTAAAGATTTGTAAAGATTCTGATGCTGTACTTTTTGGAGCGATAGGAGATCCTGCGTTTGACAATAACCCTGAAGCTAAGGTGAGACCTGAACAAGGATTACTGAAGCTTCGTAAAGAGTTAGGATTATTTGCCAATATCCGTCCTTTAAAAACGTATGATTCCCTTATTGAGAAAAGTCCCCTTAAAAGGGAAATTATTGAAGGAGCAGATATTCAGATTTTCAGAGAATTGGTAAGCGGAATTTATTTTGGTGAAAAATTTACTGATCCTGAAGGAGCTTTTGCCTATGATGTTTGTAAATACAGTAGAGAAGACATTCTTCCCATTGCTCACATGGCATTTCAGGAAGCGCAGAAAAGAAATAAAAAACTGACATTAATTGATAAAGCGAATGTATTGGATACTTCAAGATTATGGAGAAAAACTTGCCAGGAAATCGCTTCGGAATATCCTGATGTACAGCTTGATTATATGTTTGTAGATAATGCAGCCATGCAGCTTATTCTTAATCCAAAGCAGTTTGATGTTATTTTGACGGAGAATATGTTTGGAGATATCATTTCTGATGAAGCAAGTGTTATTGGAGGTTCCATCGGATTGCTTCCTTCAGCATCCGTAGGAGAGAAGAATGCATTATTTGAGCCTATTCATGGTTCATACCCAAAAGCAAAAGGAAAAGGGATAGCCAATCCTGTTGCTTCCATCCTGAGTGCGGCGATGATGTTGGATCATTTGGGGTTACAAGCTGCTGCCAATAAGCTAAGACAGTCTGTGGAACATGCTATTGAAAATAAGTATGTGACTGTTGATTTGAATACAAAGCAATATTATTCCACCAGCGAAGTAGGAAGTTTTATTGCAGATCATATCAAGTATTCTGAGAAATCATATTATAATTTCGAGAATATAAAGATTGGAAAATCCACCATTGTATAG